A single Chanos chanos chromosome 8, fChaCha1.1, whole genome shotgun sequence DNA region contains:
- the gbx2 gene encoding homeobox protein GBX-2: MSAAFSPSFMMMQRPVGSTTAFSIDSLIGGPPQPSPGHFVYTGYPMFMPYRSVVLPPPPPPPPGLSQSALQQGLPATHPHHQIPGLPSSFCSSLAQGMALTSTLMATLPGGFSTSPQHQEAARKFGSPSLHAVFDKTQDMRLDGEDGKTFLAKDTTVLPSFHDSEPVQSSTGRTHNKDESKDEDCNRKDESFSMDSDLDYSSDDNVNGNSLCPKDDGDANGGLEEGVHSGNGSGNTTSTGKNRRRRTAFTSEQLLELEKEFHCKKYLSLTERSQIAHALKLSEVQVKIWFQNRRAKWKRVKAGNVNTKTGEPSRNPKIVVPIPVHVSRFAIRSQHQQLEQARP, from the exons ATGAGTGCAGCCTTCAGTCCGTCATTTATGATGATGCAGCGTCCAGTGGGAAGCACCACTGCTTTCAGCATCGACTCGCTCATCGGAGGGCCGCCCCAGCCGAGTCCGGGACACTTCGTTTACACTGGCTACCCCATGTTCATGCCCTACCGATCAGTGGTCCTGCCACCACCGCCGCCGCCGCCTCCCGGCCTGTCTCAGTCGGCTCTTCAGCAAGGGCTCCCCGCCACGCACCCTCACCACCAGATTCCTGGTTTACCGAGCAGTTTCTGTTCCAGCTTGGCGCAGGGCATGGCCCTCACTTCGACCCTCATGGCTACCTTGCCGGGAGGGTTTTCCACTTCACCACAACACCAAGAGGCGGCCAGGAAGTTTGGGTCGCCCTCTCTCCACGCCGTGTTCGATAAAACTCAGGATATGCGTTTGGATGGAGAAGACGGGAAAACTTTTCTCGCCAAGGACACCACGGTACTTCCCTCATTCCACGACTCCGAACCCGTGCAGTCCTCCACAG GAAGAACTCACAACAAGGACGAGTCAAAAGATGAAGACTGCAACCGTAAAGATGAGAGCTTTTCTATGGACAGTGACTTAGACTACAGCTCAGACGATAACGTGAACGGTAACTCACTGTGCCCGAAAGACGACGGAGACGCTAACGGAGGACTTGAGGAAGGTGTTCACAGTGGGAACGGCTCTGGTAACACGACATCAACCGGCAAGAACCGGCGGCGGCGAACGGCGTTCACTAGCGAGCAGCTTTTGGAACTGGAGAAAGAATTCCACTGTAAGAAATACCTGTCTCTCACGGAACGATCACAGATCGCTCATGCTTTAAAGCTCAGCGAAGTTCAAGTCAAGATCTGGTTTCAGAACAGGAGAGCCAAATGGAAACGGGTTAAGGCGGGCAACGTCAATACCAAAACGGGCGAACCTTCGAGAAACCCCAAAATTGTGGTTCCCATTCCGGTTCACGTCAGCCGGTTTGCAATAAGGAGTCAACACCAACAGTTAGAGCAAGCAAGGCCTTGA